The following are encoded in a window of Castanea sativa cultivar Marrone di Chiusa Pesio chromosome 5, ASM4071231v1 genomic DNA:
- the LOC142637331 gene encoding geraniol 8-hydroxylase-like, with protein MEPLIFLLYSLFLLIFTQALLHIKDWLFKKRVQLPPGPTGLPIIGSLLTLGDRPHESITKLAETYGRLMTVRLGFNVTVVASSAEMAREILQKNDQAFLGRPIPDAATAQTNYDLSVVWLPGNEKWRNLRKIYKSQIFATHRLDALQGSRHQAVDGMVRRVVEASEAGEAISIGTLVFGTTLNSLSNTIFSVDIFDPKSNAIQELKELIWSIMELGGKPKLSDFFPLLKPFDLQGIRRSTKVPYDRLHGLIDNMIDQRLEFRASGSPRCDDLLDVLDLSKEQGHEEFNRLNIKVFLTDFFIGGTDTTSATIEWAMTELLRNPDIMAKAKQELAETIGIGESIQEKDIPRLPYLQAVLKETMRLHPIAPFLLPRSLIDVEVCGCTIPKHTQVIVNAWAIARDPMYWDKPTQFKPERFIDSKVDFRGTNFSFMPFGSGRRICPGLDLAVRMLSLFLASLIHHFNWKLPDRMAPEDIDIKDKFGLTLQKAVALVAIPVVVAKAE; from the exons ATGGAGccacttatttttcttctttactctCTATTCCTCTTAATATTCACGCAAGCCCTTCTTCACATCAAAGACTGGCTCTTCAAGAAGAGGGTTCAGCTTCCTCCGGGACCAACTGGCCTACCCATCATCGGAAGCCTCCTTACACTAGGTGACAGGCCCCACGAGTCCATAACCAAGTTGGCTGAGACGTACGGTCGCCTCATGACTGTGAGACTCGGTTTCAACGTAACTGTGGTTGCTTCATCTGCAGAAATGGCAAGGGAAATCCTCCAAAAGAATGATCAAGCTTTTCTAGGGAGACCAATCCCAGATGCTGCGACTGCACAGACTAACTACGACTTGTCAGTGGTATGGTTACCAGGCAATGAAAAATGGAGAAACctaagaaaaatatacaaaagtCAGATTTTCGCAACGCACAGACTCGATGCACTGCAAGGCTCGCGACATCAAGCAGTGGACGGTATGGTTAGGCGAGTGGTTGAAGCTAGTGAAGCTGGGGAGGCCATAAGTATTGGGACGTTGGTGTTTGGAACCACATTGAATTCACTATCGAATACAATATTTTCGGTCGACATATTTGATCCAAAATCGAATGCTATTCAAGAACTAAAGGAGCTCATTTGGAGTATAATGGAGCTTGGAGGGAAGCCTAAGCTTTCAGACTTTTTTCCTTTGCTAAAGCCATTTGATCTACAAGGTATAAGGCGGAGTACGAAGGTTCCTTACGATCGACTGCATGGGTTGATTGACAACATGATTGATCAACGTTTGGAATTTAGAGCATCTGGATCACCGAGGTGTGATGACTTGTTAGATGTCCTCGACCTCAGCAAAGAACAGGGCCATGAGGAATTTAACCGTCTGAATATCAAAGTTTTCCTGacg GACTTTTTCATTGGAGGAACTGATACAACTAGCGCTACAATTGAATGGGCAATGACTGAACTTCTTCGCAATCCTGACATAATGGCCAAGGCAAAACAAGAACTTGCTGAAACAATTGGAATAGGAGAAAGCATACAAGAAAAAGACATCCCACGACTTCCGTATCTTCAAGCTGTGCTTAAAGAAACAATGCGGCTTCATCCAATAGCACCTTTTCTCCTTCCTCGTTCCCTTATTGATGTGGAAGTTTGTGGATGCACCATTCCTAAACACACCCAAGTGATTGTAAATGCATGGGCGATAGCACGAGATCCCATGTACTGGGACAAGCCAACACAATTTAAACCAGAAAGGTTCATCGACTCTAAAGTGGATTTCAGAGGCACAAACTTCTCTTTTATGCCATTTGGTTCTGGGAGGCGGATTTGCCCAGGTTTAGATCTTGCTGTAAGAATGCTGAGCTTGTTCCTAGCTTCTCTCATTCACCACTTTAATTGGAAGCTTCCTGACCGAATGGCACCAGAAGACATTGACATAAAAGACAAATTTGGACTTACATTGCAGAAGGCTGTTGCACTTGTTGCCATTCCTGTGGTTGTTGCTAAAGCCGAGTAG